A window of the Phaseolus vulgaris cultivar G19833 chromosome 5, P. vulgaris v2.0, whole genome shotgun sequence genome harbors these coding sequences:
- the LOC137834942 gene encoding uncharacterized protein, which translates to MLLQHSMFCAIPPSHTFSLFTPSLKQRNPFLHHLSFPRKPKTSTFRISSLGPGFLDDIVQIAHNKVLIAAGVSLAIGQLSKLFTSVFLYGKEFDIRVIVQAGGFPSSHSSATVACATLFGLERGFSDPIFGLAVVYAGLIMYDAQGVRREVGTHARVLNKLLLQMQANSLHSKDGDSLINSQSGLSKQLKIEDFEKSLLSQEATLEPQQANGGLLVKSGSKISQTEEEEEGISKLAVDGIPPLKESIGHTEIEVIAGALLGFLVALVVYNNIM; encoded by the exons ATGTTGCTGCAGCATTCCATGTTCTGTGCTATTCCTCCCTCTCACACTTTTTCTCTCTTCACCCCATCACTGAAACAAAGGAACCCATTTCTTCACCATCTCTCTTTTCCTAGAAAGCCCAAAACTTCCACCTTCAGAATTTCTTCTCTTGGCCCTGGTTTCCTTGATGACATCGTTCAAATTGCTCATAACAAG GTTCTGATTGCAGCTGGTGTTTCTTTGGCGATTGGTCAGCTTTCTAAGCTGTTCACTTCTGTTTTTCTTTATGGCAAAGAGTTTGATATCAGGGTAATTGTTCAAGCTGGAGGGTTCCCATCTTCACACTCTTCT GCAACAGTGGCTTGTGCAACATTATTTGGCCTTGAGAG AGGCTTCTCTGATCCTATTTTTGGGCTTGCTGTTGTGTATGCTGGTCTCATTATGTATGATGCTCAG GGTGTAAGAAGAGAAGTAGGTACTCATGCTAGAGTGTTGAACAAATTACTTCTCCAAATGCAAGCCAACTCTTTACATTCCAAAGATGGAGATAGTTTAATCAACTCTCAATCAGGACTATCAAAGCAACTAAAGATAGAAGACTTTGAGAAGTCTCTTTTGTCCCAAGAAGCCACTTTGGAACCACAACAAGCAAATGGAGGTCTATTGGTCAAATCAGGAAGCAAAATAAGTcaaacagaagaagaagaagaaggaatcTCAAAATTGGCTGTTGATGGCATACCCCCATTAAAAGAATCTATTGGCCATACGGAGATTGAAGTCATAGCTGGTGCTTTACTTGGTTTTTTGGTGGCTTTGGTTGTGTATAATAATATCATGTAA
- the LOC137834943 gene encoding uncharacterized protein, translating into MSGAQGAQPKESKTATTYESIEGGENRTKTDLRSREDQGCIQVEKLQEKVSDPAGKGGPVFGAGKDEDKQDLGVTGTG; encoded by the coding sequence ATGTCTGGGGCACAAGGAGCACAACCAAAAGAGTCAAAGACAGCAACAACATATGAGTCAATAGAAGGAGGAGAGAACAGGACAAAGACTGACCTGCGTTCAAGGGAGGATCAAGGTTGCATTCAGGTCGAAAAGTTGCAGGAGAAGGTCAGTGATCCTGCTGGAAAAGGTGGTCCTGTCTTTGGTGCTGGTAAAGATGAAGACAAGCAAGACCTTGGAGTTACAGGCACAGGCTAA